In the Breoghania sp. genome, TTTCCGACTGGTCGCAGGATCTCAAGGGCAACAACGATCTGCTCAACATCACCCGGCCCGAGGATATCGAGGAAATCCATTTCCAGTATCTGAGAGCGGGCGCCGACATCGTGGCGACGAACACGTTTTCGTCCACGACCATCGCGCAGGCCGATTACGGCATGGAAGAGCTGGCCTATGAGCTGAACTTCGCGGGCGCGAAACTGGCGCGCGCTGCCTGCGACCGGATGGAGAAGGAAGATCCCTCCCGTCCGCGTTTCACCGCCGGTGGCCTTGGCCCGACCAACCGCACCGCCTCCATCTCGCCGGATGTGAACGATCCCGGCTATCGCGCCGTGACCTTCGACGATCTGGCCACCGCCTATGGGCAAGCCGTGCGCGGGCTGATCGATGGCGGGGCCGATATTCTGCTGGTCGAGACCGTCTTTGACACGCTCAACGCCAAGGCGGCGCTTTTCGCCATCGAGCAGGTGTTCGTGGAAAAGGGCGTGCGGCTGCCGATCATGGTGTCCGGAACGATCACCGACATGTCGGGCCGAACGCTCTCCGGTCAGACGCCGTCGGCCTTCTGGTATTCGCTGCGCCATGCCCAGCCCTTCACGGTCGGGCTCAACTGTGCGCTGGGCGCCAAGGAAATGCGCGCCCATATCGATGAGCTGTCGCGCAACGCCGACACGTTCATCTGCGCCTATCCCAATGCCGGGCTTCCCAACGAGTTCGGCGAATATGACGAAAGCCCTGAGGCGATGGCGGAGATGATCGGAGAGTTCGCCGCCTCCGGCCTCGTCAACGTGGTGGGCGGGTGCTGCGGCACGACGCCGGATCACATTCGCGCCATTGCCGAGGCGGTCGCACCCCATGCGCCGCGCAAGCTGCCCGATATCAAGCGTCTGATGCGCCTTTCCGGGCTTGAGCCCTTCGTGCTCACGCCGGAGGTGAATTTCGTCAATGTGGGCGAGCGCACCAATGTCACCGGCTCCGCGCGCTTCCGCAAGCTGATCCGCGAGGGCGATTACGCCGCCGCGCTCGATGTCGCGCGCGACCAGGTGGAAAACGGTGCGCAGGTCATCGACATCAACATGGACGAGGGCCTGCTCGATTCCGAACAGGCGATGATCACCTTCCTGAACCTCGTCGCCGCCGAGCCCGACATTGCCCGTGTGCCGATCATGATCGACAGTTCCAAGTGGTCGGTCATCGAGGCGGGTCTGAAGTGCATTCAGGGCAAGGGCATCGTCAATTCGATCTCGCTCAAGGAAGGCGAGGACGCCTTTATCGAGCACGCCCGGCTGGCGCGCGCCTATGGCGCGGCGGTCGTGGTCATGGCGTTCGACGAGGACGGTCAGGCGGATACGAAGGCGCGCAAGATCGAGATCTGCCGACGCTCCTACGAGGTGCTGACGGAAAAGGTCGGGTTTCCGCCGGAAGACATCATCTTCGATCCGAACATCTTTGCGGTCGCCACCGGCATCGAGGAGCACAACAATTACGCCGTCGATTTCATCGAGGCGACGCAGTGGATCCGCGAAAACCTGCCGTATGCCCATATTTCCGGCGGTCTTTCGAACCTGTCCTTCTCTTTCCGCGGCAATGAGCCGGTGCGCGAGGCGATGCACTCCATCTTCCTCTACCACGCGATTGCCAAGGGCATGGACATGGGCATCGTCAATGCGGGCCAGCTCGCGATCTATGACGATCTGGATCCGGAACTGCGCGAGCGCGGAGAGGATGTGGTTCTGAACCGGCGCGCTGACGCGACCGACCGGATGCTGGAAGTCGCCGAGAAGTTCCGCGGCGAGGGTGGCAAGCAGCGTGTGGTCGATCTGTCGTGGCGCGAGCTGCCGGTCGAAAAGCGTCTGGAGCACGCGCTCGTCAATGGCATCACGGAATATGTGGAGGCCGACACGGAAGAGGCGCGCCAGAAGGCGGATCGGCCGCTCCATGTCATCGAAGGCCCGCTCATGTCAGGCATGAATGTGGTTGGCGATCTCTTCGGCGCGGGCAAGATGTTCCTGCCGCAGGTGGTGAAGTCGGCGCGCGTAATGAAGCAGGCGGTGGCCTACCTGATGCCCTTCATGGAGGAGGAAAAGCAGGAAGGTGACCGTTCCAATGCGGGCAAGGTCCTGATGGCGACGGTGAAGGGCGATGTCCACGACATCGGCAAGAACATCGTCGGCGTCGTGCTCCAGTGCAACAATTTCGAGGTGATCGACCTGGGCGTGATGGTGCCCGCGGCGAAGATCCTTGAGACCGCCAAGGCGGAGAAGGTCGATCTGATCGGGCTTTCCGGCTTGATCACGCCGTCGCTCGACGAGATGTGCCACGTCGCGGCGGAGATGGAGCGCGAGGGCTTCGATGTGCCGTTGCTGATCGGCGGGGCGACGACCAGCCGGATCCATACGGCAGTGAAGATCCATCCCAACTATCAGCGCGGTCAGGCGATCTATGTGACCGACGCCAGTCGGGCTGTGGGGGTCTGCTCGCGCCTCATGGGCAAGGGCCGCGATGACTATTACGCGGAGATCCGCGAGGACTACACCAAGGCAGCCGATGCCCATGCCCGCGGGCAGAATGCGAAGGTGCGCGCCACCATCGAGGAGGCGCGGGCCAACCGCTTTGTTCCGGATTTCTCCAACTACACGCCGAAGACGCCGTCCTTCCTTGGGGTGCAGACCATCGAGGACTATCCGCTCGATGATCTGGCAACGGCCATCGACTGGACGCCGTTCTTCTCCTCTTGGGAGATGAAGGGCACCTATCCTTCGATCCTGACCGACAACAAATACGGCCCGGCGGCGCGCACCCTCTTCAATGATGCCCAGCGCATGCTGGAGGAGATTGTTGAGAAGAAGCTTCTCAGGGCCAATGCCGTGGTGGGGTTCTGGCCTGCGGCCGCTGACGGTGACGACATCGCGGTCTTTGAGGATGAGAGCCGGACGACGCGGCTTGCCACGCTTCACACGCTTCGCCAGCAGATGGCGCGGTCCGGCGGACGACGCAGCAATGATGCGCTGGCCGATTTCGTCGCGCCACTCGATAGCGGTGTTGCCGATTATGTCGGCGGCTTTGCGGTCACCGCCGGTCTTGGTGAGGACAAGCTGGCGCAGTCCTTTGCAGACAGGAACGACGACTATTCCAAGATCCTGTCGCAGGCGCTGGCCGACCGGTTGGCTGAAGCTTTCGCCGAACGCCTCCATCAGAAGGTGCGTGAGGAGTTGTGGGGCTATGCTCCGGAGGAAGCTCTCTCCAACGAGGAGTTGATCAAGGAGACCTATCAGGGGATCCGGCCCGCGCCGGGCTATCCGGCCCAGCCCGATCACACCGAGAAGGCAACGCTCTTCGAGATCCTCGACGTTGAGGTGCGCACGGGTATCAAGCTGACGGAAAGCTATGCCATGTGGCCGGCTTCCTCGGTGTCGGGGCTGTATTTCGCGCATCCCGACAGCCACTATTTCGGCATCGGCAAGATCGAACGCGATCAGGTCGTCGATTACGCGCAGCGCAAGGGATGGGATCTGGATACGGCAGAGCGCTGGCTCGCGCCCATCCTCAACTACAACCCGCTTGCGCGCGAGGCGGCCGAATAGGCGCGTAAAACCGTTTTACAGGCACTGACGGGCCGGGGATTTCCCGGCCCGTTTGATTGTCCGGCTCCCGATGGCGATCCGCCGGGCCGAGCCCGAGCCGGTTTTCCGGAACACTCCCGCCCCTCCGCGACGTCGAGGCAGAGGTGCAGGATATCCTGGCGCCCAGAATGCGCGTGATGCTGGGGCCGTCGTGATCCTTGAGAAGGTTGTCGCCCTTTCCGGATGTCGCCTGATCCCGGAGCGCCGGGTGGGTCAATCTATCCGGGGGTTCTCTCGCCCTTGTTCAAAACGGTCTGTGATCTCCTTGTGTCAGGAGCATTCGACCGGCGGTGGGCGAGTTCAAATGATTACAGAACGCCGAACACAACGGCGCAAACGAACGAAAATGCGACGCAAACAATTACAAGGCTGATGCTACGGTCCAGAGTCATGTCTATGCCTCCTGTCGTGCTTCTTAAGGGAGTACAGATTATTTAGACAAAGGTCGCATGAGAAGCGAAAATGATTGTGCCATGCAGCAAACGCCGGGGAGGCGTCGGGGCTACGGGGGCGATAGCGGCACTGAATCAATGGCCTGCAAAGTCGGCACCGTCAGAAATGTCTATTAACTTTTTTCCACGGTTTGTCCCCTGAAAACTGAAGGGGGTGTTAATCCTTCCTGAAGTCATTGGCGATATCCTGATACGATGAAATCGGCCTGAGGTCGTTCGCTTCCATGTTGGTATGAGTCGTCCGAGGCGATGTCCTGTCATGTTTTTTTCGCGGGTGCGGGTTTGGAATGCAGGCTCTTGATCGATTGACCGCCATGGCACGAAGCGGCGACGAAGTTGACCGCAATGTGTTGGTGGATGTTCTGACGGACCTGTTTCTGGCCGTCGAGGGCGCGAAGGCTGAGGAACTCGCTCAGGTTTTCGGCAGCGTGGTCCTGAGCTTCTTCAGTCGCCTCGAAGATTCAGCGCGCCTTTCGCTGGCCAACCGGGTCAGCGATCACAAGCTCCTGCCGCGCGATGTGGCGATACGGTTGGCGGATGACGATCTCCTCGAAATCGCCGCCCTGATCCTTCAAAATTCCCCGGTTCTTGAGACTGACGATCTGGTGGCTCTGGCTGAACGCAAGGAACAGCCGCATCTCAAGGCCCTTGCCGAGCGCAAGGGGCTGTCTGCTCCGGTGACCGATGTCATCGTCAGGCGCGGGACCAATGACGTGCTGCGCGCGGTGACCGGCAACCGGACCGCCTCGCTGTCCGTGGACAGTTTCGATGCGCTTGTGGCCAAGTCCCGCAAGGATGAGGAACTCCAGGAAGCCCTGGTGCGCCGCCATGATCTGCCGCCTGATCCTGCCAAGCGGCTCATACCCTTCCTGTCGCGCCAGATCCGCGGGCGGCTGGAGAGCATTGCCGGTCATCCGGGGCTCTTGCAGCTTCTCACGCAGTGCATGGCGGACGAGGTGAAATCGCAGTTGCGCGAAATGGGATCGGCGCAGGCCCAGACCGAGAGCGCCATCGCGGCTGTGGTCGAGGGCAAGGCGCCGCTTGACGAAGTTGCGACCTTCTTTGCCAAGAACGACAAGCCGGTCGATCTGGCCCTGCTGTTCTCACGTGTGGGCAACGTGTCTGAAACGGTGACCACACGTCTCGTTCTCAAGGGCGATGACGGGCCGTTGATCCTGCTTTGCCGCGCTCTGGAGCTTTCTCCTGAAGCCTTCGCGCATATCGTGCGCATGCGGTCGCGCCGTCTTCGCATGACGGGCCAGCAGGCGCAGGACAGCCTTGCGCAATACGCGGAAATGAGCCCGGAACGGGCCCGCGAGATTCTCTCCGGGGGGCGCAAGGCCGCCGAATAGCGCGGGCCGGACCGCGCAAGCGTCAGGTCTCAGCCTCGTTCACGTATTCGATTTCCACGTCTTCCGGCTCTTCCACTTCCGCCGTCAGGTGCTGTTCCGCCTTGGCCATGGGCTGACGTGTGAAGCCCTTCAGGCCAGCATGTTCCTTGGCGTCACGCCGGATGGCGACCGAGCTCATGGCAAAGCTGGTTGTCAGTTCCACCAGAGAGCGCAGGGCGTGGAAATGGATGCGCTCATAGCCATGGCTGGCATCCACGCCGAAGGTCATCAGCGCAGTTCGCACATCCGCTCCCGCCTCGATGGCGGAAGCCGCATCGGAACGGTAATAGCGGAAGACATCCTTCTGGTAGCGAATGTCGTTGTCCTTGCACAGCTGCACCAACTTGCGCGTCAGATGGAAATCGAAGGGGCCGCTCTGGTCCGCCATGGAAATGGTGACGCCGAATTCGTCGGAGTTCTGGCCCGGCGCCGTGGTGCCGTTGTCGATCGCGATCAGCGAGGCGATGTCGGGCGTCAGGATGGACGACGCGCCGTGGCCGACCTCTTCGGCAATGGTGAAGATCCAGAAGATATCGACCGGAGGCTTTTCATTGGCATCGATCAGCGCCTTGGCTGCAGCCAGCATGATCGCCACGCCCGCCTTGTTGTCGAGGTGGCGCGAGACAATGAAGCCGTTATCGAGAAATTCCGGTTGAGGATCGATGGCGACAATGTCGCCGACCTCGATGCCGAGGTGCTCCACGTCGGCGCGGTTGCGGGCCAGTGCATCGATGCGCAATTCCGCATGGCGCCAGCCGATGGGCGCGGTGTCCACTTCTTCATTGAAGGTGTGCCCTGACGCCTTGGGCGGCAGGATGGTGCCGCGATAGGCCCCTTTTTCCGTGAAGATTGTGGCGCGCGCACCTTCGGCGAACCGGGCCGACCAATGGCCGATGGGCACAAGTTCCAGCCGACCATTGTCTTTCAGATACTTGACCTGCGCGCCCAGCGTGTCGACGTGGCTGACGAAGGCGCGGGCCGGACGGCGGCTCTTGCCGGGCAGCATGGCGCGCACCGCGCCGCGTCGTGTCAGCTCGTAATCCAGCCCAAGACGGCCCAGTTCCTCGCACACATGGCGGGCAATCGCGTCGGTATAGCCGGTCGGGCTCGGGATCTTCAAAAGATCACGCAGCGTCTTGGCGAGATAATCCATATCGACGGAAAGCAGGGTCATGTCAGGTCTATTTCCTCCGGGCTTCGCGAGCCGCTTGCGGGATCGACAGTGGGAACAGCAGATCGACGAAGCGCTCAGCCGTGGGCTGGGGTTCGTGGTTTGCAAGGCCCGGTCGTTCATTGGCCTCGATGAAACGGTAGTCCGGCTCGCGCGGACTTTGAACCATCAGGTCGATACCGGTCACGGGGATTTCAATCGCTCTGGCCGCGTTGATCGCGGCTTCGATCAGGGTCGGATGCACTTCGCCGGTGACATCGTGAATGGTGCCGCCGGTGTGCAGATTGGCGCTGCGGCGCACGATCGCGTCGCGGCCTTGCTCCAGAACCGTGTCGAGGCTCAGGCCGGTGGAGGCCAGGCAACGTTCGGTCTCGCCATCGACGGGAATGGAGGATTCTCCCCCCGTTGCGGCCTCGCGGCGGCGGCTCTGGCGGGCGATGAGTTCCGCGATGGTCGAGCGTCCATCTCCCACCACCAGCGGCGGGCGGCGCATGGCAGCAGCGACAACCCGGTAGTCGATCACCACGAGGCGCAGGTCGTTGCCGGTGACGAATTCCTCGATGATTACCCGGTCGCACAGCGTGCGTGCCGTGGTGATGGCTTCCGTCACCTCGTCCATGGTCTTGAGGTCGATGGCGACGCCGCGGCCCTGTTCTCCGCGCGCCGGTTTGACGACGAGGGAGCCGTGTTTTTCCAGAAAGGCCCTGACGCTTTCCTCCTCGTTCGCACCGATCTCGATCTGATCGGGAACGAGCACGCCCGCCTTAGAGACGACGCGGCGCGTGACCGCCTTGTCGTCGCAGATGGAAACGGCAACGCCGGTGGTGAATTCCGACAGGCTTTCGCGGCATTGGATCGAGCGTCCGCCATAGGTGAGGCGGAAGAAGCCGCCCTCCGCATCCGTCACCTCAACGTGGATGCCGCGCCTGCGGGCCTCGTTGACGATGATCTGGGCATAGGGGTTCAGGTCTTCTTCCGTTGCCGGCCCGGCGTAGAACTTCTCGTTGATCGGGTTCTTGCGCTTGACGGTGAAGAAGGGCACACGCTCGAAGCCCAGCTTTTCATAGAGCGCGATGGCCTGCTCGTTGTCGTGCATGACCGAGAGGTCGAGATAGGCGCAGCCGCGCGCCTTGAACTGCTCGATCAGGTGGCGCACCAGCGCCTCTCCGATGCCGCCATGGGGGGCTTGCGGGGAGACCGCAAGGCACCACAACGAACTGCCATTCGACGTGTCGCCAAAGGCACGGCGGTGGTCGATGCCGTAGACGGTACCCAGAATCTCCCCCGTTTCCGCATCCTCGGCCACAAGCACGGTGATGGCGAGCGCGGAGCGGCGCGACCAGAAAAAATCCGGCGGCACAGGAACCATGCCGCGCGTCTGGTAGATGACATTCACCGCCATCGCGTCGCGTTCGGTCGCCAGTCGGCGCACATGGAAGCCCTTGTGCGCGCGCCGCGAGGGCCGGTAGGTGGACAGGTTCAGCCGGTAGGTGTGCGAGGGGTCGAGGAAAAGCTCCTGCGGCGCTGTCGCCAGCAGCACGTGCGGATCGCGCACGTGAAAGGCGATGTCGCGCCGGTCTGGACCTTCCTCGCGCAAAGTGGCGGTCAGCTCTTCGGGGTTTTCGAACGTCTCGGCGAAAATCAGCTTGCCCCAGCCGCAGTCGATGGCGGCATTGGTGCCCGCCTCGTCGAATTCCAGCGGTGGTTTCAGGCCCTGGTCGCGCATGCGGCGAAGCCGGTGATCGAAGGCCGCCTTGGCTTGCCGCCTCTTTTTCTCCGCCATTCTCAGACCCCCTGCGCCTGTAGCCATGTCTCCAGAAGGGCGACCTGCCAAAGCTCCGAACCGCGCAGTTTGGTGATATGCTCGGTCGGATTGGCGAACAGGGCGTCCAGATAGTCTTCACGGAAGAGACCGCGCGAGCGGGCCTTCTCGTTGGTCAGCGTATCCCGGACCATTTCAAGATAAGGCCCCTGAATGTATTTCAGCGCCGGGACGGGGAAGTAGCCCTTGGGCCGATCGATCACGTCAGCCGGAACGACCTTGCGCGCCGCTTCCTTCAATACGCCCTTGCCGCCCTGATCGAGCTTGAATTTCGCCGGAATGCGGCCGGCGAGTTCCACCAGTTCGTGGTCGAGGAAGGGCACACGCGCCTCCAGGCCCCAGGCCATCGTCATGTTGTCGACGCGCTTTACCGGATCGTCCACCAGCATCACATTGGTGTCGAGGCGCAACGCCTTGTCCACGGGATCATCCGCGCCTGCCTGCGCAAAGTGGCTTTCCACGAAGGCGAGGCTCTCGTCGCGGTTGGCCATGACATGCGGCTGGAGATGGGTGGCCATCTGCTCGTGCGTGCGGTCGAAGAAGGCGCCCGCATAGTCGGCGACCGGATTGGTGGAGCCGGACATGGGCGGATACCAGTGATAGCCACCGAAGACCTCGTCCGCGCCCTGGCCGGACTGCACGACCTTGATGTGCTTGGAGACCTCGCGCGAAAGCAGGAAGAAGCCGATATTGTCATAGGAGACCATCGGCTCAGACATGGCGGCAATCGCCTTGGGCAGATTCTCCATCATCTCCGAGGACTGGATGAAGATCTTGTTGTGGCTGGTGCCGTAGTGCTTGGCGATGAGATCGGAATAGACGAATTCGTCGCCCTTCTCGCCATTGGCTTCCTCAAAGCCGATGGAGAATGTGGTCAGGCCCTTTTGTCCCGCCTCCGCCAGAAGGCCGACGATCATGGATGAGTCCACGCCGCCGGAAAGCAGCACGCCCACCGGCACGTCGGCGACCATGCGGCGGTCGACGGAGGTGCGCAAGCTGTCCAGCACCATGTCGCGCCATTCCTCGCCGGAGCGGGCGAGATCCTCGCTGGTGCGTTCGAAAACGGGCTTCCAGTAAATCTCGTCGCTGGTGCGTCCGTCCGGTTCGATCACGCGGATCGTGGCAGCGGGCAGCTTGCGAACCCCTTTCAGGATCGTGCGCGGGGCGGGGACGACCGCATGCCAGCTCATGTAGTGATGCAGCGCCACCGGGTCGATGTCGGTGTCGACGTCGCCCGCGGCCAGAAGGGCGGGCAGGGTGGAGGCGAAGCGCAGCGTCTTTCCGGTTTCGGCCAGATAAAGCGGCTTGATGCCGAAACGGTCGCGCACCAGAGTAACCCGGCCGCTTTCACGCTCATGGATGGCAAAGGCGAACATGCCGTGGAGTTTGGGCACCGCGGCGGGGCCCCATTCGGCCCAGGCTTTCAGGATCACTTCCGTGTCGCCGGTGGAGGCGAAAACGTGGCCCTTGGCCTGCAATGCGCGGCGCAGCTCTTCGTAATTGTAGATGCAGCCGTTGAAAGCGATGGTCAGGCCGAGGCCCGTATCAACGAAGGGCTGGGCGGCTTTTTCCGAAAGATCGATGATCTTCAGCCGACGGTGGCCGAGCCCCACGGCCCCGCGGGTGACGATGCCGGCCCCGTTCGGCCCGCGAGGGGCGAGGGCGTCGGTCATGCGTTCCAGCCGGGCCGCGGATGCCGGGGCACCGTCGAAGTGAATCTCGCCGCAAATTCCACACATGGTTATACAGGTACCTCACATTATTAATTTGACGCGATATCATTAGAGGCATATCGATTAGAGTTCAAACGATATGTGCGACATTCTGGCATGTCGCCGGATACGCATAGGGAGCAGCCGGCCTCCGGCTTTCATGAATTTGCCCGCAAAAGCTGACCAAACGGCCACGATGTTCAAGGCGATACGCCGGATCGTCCGTTCCATCGATCTGCGTTCACGAGAGGTCTCACGTGCGGTGGGGCTTACCATCCCGCAGATTGTCGTTCTGCAGGCTGCCCAGGATTTGGGGCAGGTGACCACGCGCGCGATTTCCGAAGCTTCCGATCTCAGCGCTGCCACGGTGGTGACCATCCTCGACAAGCTGGAGGCAAAGGGGCTCGTTGAGCGCTATCGCTCCGCCGATGATCGCCGGATCGTGCACACTCGTGTAACCGAACGCGGGCAGGAGGTGCTTGGTTCCGCCCCGCCGATGTTGCACGACGATTTCCGCGAACGCTTCGCGGCCCTGCCAGAAGATGAACGCCGCGACCTCCTCTCCTCCATGCGCCGCGTTGCCGACATGATGGACACCAAAGGCTTCGACGCCGCCTCCATGCTGGTGGTGGAGGAGAAGCTGGGGTAGTCCGGTTTCGGCATCGTAGTATAAATTTTTAATTAAATTGAATATTTCATATCAAGATCGCCCATCGGGGCGTTCGGTTGCTTGTTCTCGTGCATGTGAAATGCATGGCGATGTTTGACATTTATAAAATGACGTAGGGGTACTTGATTATAGGGAGGCCCTGGGGCAGATTTAGCTTGTTGGATTATTGGTGTTTGGGGTTTTTATAATGTCGGAAGAAGCGCGTTTTGAAGTTCTGACCGGTTTTCCTGATGTTGCGGAGCATCTTCACAACGTGATCCAGGATGCGCAGGCATCCGGCGCGATTGTGCATATCATCACGATCATTCCGACGGGCAGCCAGTCCTTTCCCGATGATGGTCCAGATGACAAGAGCTGCAAGCCCAAGGCGCAGATCTGCCCGAAAGGCGCGCGATAGAGGCGTCCTTTTCAGGGGAGGGGTGATGCGCGTTCGCGATCAAATCTATGTTCTGCATGGCGCCCGCCGCGCCGCCCTTTATGACGACAATAGCAAGGTTTGCTCTGCGCTTGACGATGCGCAGGTGCGCATACTCTGCGCGTTGGCGGAAGGGCGTCGGCCGCGGGCGAAGGACTTGTCGCTGGAGACCGGGCAGTTCTGGAAGGCTGTCGCGGACATGAACCAGCGTGGGTGGCTGGAGGCGGGGCGCCCTGTGCCCCGTTCGCTCTTGCCGCCGGTCGCCGCCGCGAATGGTGAATTTGTCCTGCCTGACCGGTTCAAGCATGTCTGGCTAGAGCTTACAGACAGCTGCAATCTCACTTGCATGCATTGCTATGCGGAATCGGGTCCCCAGCGCTCCAGGGCAGGTGAGCTTTCCATCGAACAATGGACAGGGGTTGTCGACAAGTTTCTTGATTGGGGGGTGGAGCAGTTCACCTTTATCGGAGGGGAACCGACCATCCGCATGGATGTGATCGAAGCGGTCGCGGCGCATATTCGCAGCAGATCCCAGGATGTCACGATCTGTATTTTTTCAAATCTCGTGTCGGTACCCACTTTGCCGCGTGTCGTTCCCAAACTGAAGCAGTGGAATATCCAGATCGGAACGTCGCTCTATGGCGCTTCCGGCAAAGAGCATGACACCACAACCGGCAAGATCGGCTCCTGGGTCAAGACCGTCGCAAATGTGCGCCTGCTTCTTGATGAGGGAATTCGCGTTTTTGCCGGTATCTACACGGATTTGTCTGACGGTGCGGACGACAAGAAAACTCGGCTCGAGGCCTGGGCGCGCGAGCTCGGTCTGAAGCATTTCGATGTGGTCGCATCCTCGCAGGTCGGGCGGGGGACGGAGCTTTGCTGGGCGGAAAGCAACGATCTCAACAGTCTTCCCGGCCCGATGTCCTACGGATTTGCCCGTTGGGATCGCGCGGGCACCTACCACAACTGTTTTCACGATCATCTGGCGATTGGGGCT is a window encoding:
- the metH gene encoding methionine synthase, translating into MTTENPTLSRLSALAQERILVLDGAMGTMIQALKLDEADFRADRFSDWSQDLKGNNDLLNITRPEDIEEIHFQYLRAGADIVATNTFSSTTIAQADYGMEELAYELNFAGAKLARAACDRMEKEDPSRPRFTAGGLGPTNRTASISPDVNDPGYRAVTFDDLATAYGQAVRGLIDGGADILLVETVFDTLNAKAALFAIEQVFVEKGVRLPIMVSGTITDMSGRTLSGQTPSAFWYSLRHAQPFTVGLNCALGAKEMRAHIDELSRNADTFICAYPNAGLPNEFGEYDESPEAMAEMIGEFAASGLVNVVGGCCGTTPDHIRAIAEAVAPHAPRKLPDIKRLMRLSGLEPFVLTPEVNFVNVGERTNVTGSARFRKLIREGDYAAALDVARDQVENGAQVIDINMDEGLLDSEQAMITFLNLVAAEPDIARVPIMIDSSKWSVIEAGLKCIQGKGIVNSISLKEGEDAFIEHARLARAYGAAVVVMAFDEDGQADTKARKIEICRRSYEVLTEKVGFPPEDIIFDPNIFAVATGIEEHNNYAVDFIEATQWIRENLPYAHISGGLSNLSFSFRGNEPVREAMHSIFLYHAIAKGMDMGIVNAGQLAIYDDLDPELRERGEDVVLNRRADATDRMLEVAEKFRGEGGKQRVVDLSWRELPVEKRLEHALVNGITEYVEADTEEARQKADRPLHVIEGPLMSGMNVVGDLFGAGKMFLPQVVKSARVMKQAVAYLMPFMEEEKQEGDRSNAGKVLMATVKGDVHDIGKNIVGVVLQCNNFEVIDLGVMVPAAKILETAKAEKVDLIGLSGLITPSLDEMCHVAAEMEREGFDVPLLIGGATTSRIHTAVKIHPNYQRGQAIYVTDASRAVGVCSRLMGKGRDDYYAEIREDYTKAADAHARGQNAKVRATIEEARANRFVPDFSNYTPKTPSFLGVQTIEDYPLDDLATAIDWTPFFSSWEMKGTYPSILTDNKYGPAARTLFNDAQRMLEEIVEKKLLRANAVVGFWPAAADGDDIAVFEDESRTTRLATLHTLRQQMARSGGRRSNDALADFVAPLDSGVADYVGGFAVTAGLGEDKLAQSFADRNDDYSKILSQALADRLAEAFAERLHQKVREELWGYAPEEALSNEELIKETYQGIRPAPGYPAQPDHTEKATLFEILDVEVRTGIKLTESYAMWPASSVSGLYFAHPDSHYFGIGKIERDQVVDYAQRKGWDLDTAERWLAPILNYNPLAREAAE
- a CDS encoding DUF2336 domain-containing protein: MQALDRLTAMARSGDEVDRNVLVDVLTDLFLAVEGAKAEELAQVFGSVVLSFFSRLEDSARLSLANRVSDHKLLPRDVAIRLADDDLLEIAALILQNSPVLETDDLVALAERKEQPHLKALAERKGLSAPVTDVIVRRGTNDVLRAVTGNRTASLSVDSFDALVAKSRKDEELQEALVRRHDLPPDPAKRLIPFLSRQIRGRLESIAGHPGLLQLLTQCMADEVKSQLREMGSAQAQTESAIAAVVEGKAPLDEVATFFAKNDKPVDLALLFSRVGNVSETVTTRLVLKGDDGPLILLCRALELSPEAFAHIVRMRSRRLRMTGQQAQDSLAQYAEMSPERAREILSGGRKAAE
- a CDS encoding N-acetylglutaminylglutamine amidotransferase, which translates into the protein MCGICGEIHFDGAPASAARLERMTDALAPRGPNGAGIVTRGAVGLGHRRLKIIDLSEKAAQPFVDTGLGLTIAFNGCIYNYEELRRALQAKGHVFASTGDTEVILKAWAEWGPAAVPKLHGMFAFAIHERESGRVTLVRDRFGIKPLYLAETGKTLRFASTLPALLAAGDVDTDIDPVALHHYMSWHAVVPAPRTILKGVRKLPAATIRVIEPDGRTSDEIYWKPVFERTSEDLARSGEEWRDMVLDSLRTSVDRRMVADVPVGVLLSGGVDSSMIVGLLAEAGQKGLTTFSIGFEEANGEKGDEFVYSDLIAKHYGTSHNKIFIQSSEMMENLPKAIAAMSEPMVSYDNIGFFLLSREVSKHIKVVQSGQGADEVFGGYHWYPPMSGSTNPVADYAGAFFDRTHEQMATHLQPHVMANRDESLAFVESHFAQAGADDPVDKALRLDTNVMLVDDPVKRVDNMTMAWGLEARVPFLDHELVELAGRIPAKFKLDQGGKGVLKEAARKVVPADVIDRPKGYFPVPALKYIQGPYLEMVRDTLTNEKARSRGLFREDYLDALFANPTEHITKLRGSELWQVALLETWLQAQGV
- a CDS encoding osmoprotectant NAGGN system M42 family peptidase, whose translation is MTLLSVDMDYLAKTLRDLLKIPSPTGYTDAIARHVCEELGRLGLDYELTRRGAVRAMLPGKSRRPARAFVSHVDTLGAQVKYLKDNGRLELVPIGHWSARFAEGARATIFTEKGAYRGTILPPKASGHTFNEEVDTAPIGWRHAELRIDALARNRADVEHLGIEVGDIVAIDPQPEFLDNGFIVSRHLDNKAGVAIMLAAAKALIDANEKPPVDIFWIFTIAEEVGHGASSILTPDIASLIAIDNGTTAPGQNSDEFGVTISMADQSGPFDFHLTRKLVQLCKDNDIRYQKDVFRYYRSDAASAIEAGADVRTALMTFGVDASHGYERIHFHALRSLVELTTSFAMSSVAIRRDAKEHAGLKGFTRQPMAKAEQHLTAEVEEPEDVEIEYVNEAET
- the ngg gene encoding N-acetylglutaminylglutamine synthetase, coding for MAEKKRRQAKAAFDHRLRRMRDQGLKPPLEFDEAGTNAAIDCGWGKLIFAETFENPEELTATLREEGPDRRDIAFHVRDPHVLLATAPQELFLDPSHTYRLNLSTYRPSRRAHKGFHVRRLATERDAMAVNVIYQTRGMVPVPPDFFWSRRSALAITVLVAEDAETGEILGTVYGIDHRRAFGDTSNGSSLWCLAVSPQAPHGGIGEALVRHLIEQFKARGCAYLDLSVMHDNEQAIALYEKLGFERVPFFTVKRKNPINEKFYAGPATEEDLNPYAQIIVNEARRRGIHVEVTDAEGGFFRLTYGGRSIQCRESLSEFTTGVAVSICDDKAVTRRVVSKAGVLVPDQIEIGANEEESVRAFLEKHGSLVVKPARGEQGRGVAIDLKTMDEVTEAITTARTLCDRVIIEEFVTGNDLRLVVIDYRVVAAAMRRPPLVVGDGRSTIAELIARQSRRREAATGGESSIPVDGETERCLASTGLSLDTVLEQGRDAIVRRSANLHTGGTIHDVTGEVHPTLIEAAINAARAIEIPVTGIDLMVQSPREPDYRFIEANERPGLANHEPQPTAERFVDLLFPLSIPQAAREARRK
- a CDS encoding MarR family winged helix-turn-helix transcriptional regulator, with translation MFKAIRRIVRSIDLRSREVSRAVGLTIPQIVVLQAAQDLGQVTTRAISEASDLSAATVVTILDKLEAKGLVERYRSADDRRIVHTRVTERGQEVLGSAPPMLHDDFRERFAALPEDERRDLLSSMRRVADMMDTKGFDAASMLVVEEKLG